The window GGCGCGGGTGGTCATCGCCTACGAGCCTGTGTGGGCCATCGGCACGGGGCGCACGGCCACCGGCGAAGACGCCGCCCGCGTGGCGCGGACGATCCGCGGGGTGCTGGCCGACCGGTACGGGGCTGGGGTGGCCGAGCAGGCGCGCGTCCTCTACGGCGGCAGCGTGAAGCCGGCCAACCTCAGCCAATTTCTCGCCTTCCCGGAAATTGACGGGGCGCTGGTGGGCGGGGCCAGCCTCGAGGCCGACAGCTACCTCCAGCTTCTCGACGCGGCGAATCCGGCGAGAGGCGAGGCGCAAGGGAGGGATGGCGCATGACCCAGGTGCGGCCCAAGCCGCTCATCCTCATCATCCTCGACGGCTTTGCCCTGCGCGACGAGGTGCACGGCAACGCCGTGGCCCAGGCGAAGAAGCCCAACTTCGACCGCTACTGGGCCACCTATCCGCATACCACCCTTCAGGCCAGCGGCGAGGCGGTGGGCCTTCCCGCCGGGCAGATGGGCAACTCCGAGGTCGGCCACCTGAACATCGGTGCCGGCCGCATTGTCTACCAGGACCTGACGCGCATCAGCAAGGACATCCGCGAAGGGGCCTTCTTCCGCAACGAAACCTTCCTGAACGCCATCGCCCACGTCAAGCGGCGTGGCACGGCGCTGCACCTGGCCGGCCTCGTCTCCGACGGCGGTGTGCACAGCCACATCGAGCACCTCTTTGCCCTGCTGGAGCTGGCCAAGCGGGAAAACGTCGAGCGGGTTTATGTCCACGCCTTCCTCGACGGACGCGACGTGGCCCCGGACAGCGCGGTGCGGTACATCGAGCAGCTCCAAGCCAAGATCCGCGAGCTGGGCGTGGGGCAAATCGCCACCGTGCAAGGACGGTACTACGCCATGGACCGCGACCGCCGCTGGGAGCGGACGGAGAAGGCGTACCGGGCCATGGTCTACGGCGAAGGGCCCCGCTACCGCGATCCGCTGAAAGCCATTCGGGAATCCTACGAAAAGAGCGTCTACGACGAGTTCGTCATGCCCACGGTGATCGTGGATGAGGCCGGCGAACCGGTGGGGCTGGTGAAGGACGGCGACGCGATCATCTTCTTCAACTTCCGTCCCGACCGGGCCATCCAGCTGTCGCAGGCCTTCACCAACGAAGATTTCCGCGGCTTCGACCGCGGGCCGAACCGGCCGAAGGACCTCCACTTCGTCTCGATGACCCACTTCAGCGAGACGGTGAACGGCTACGTGGCCTACAAACCGACCAATCTCGACAACACCTTCGGCGAGGTCCTCGTCCAGCACGGCCTGACGCAGCTGCGCATCGCCGAGACGGAGAAGTACCCCCACGTCACGTACTTCTTCAGCGGCGGGCGCGAGGAGAAGTTCCCCGGCGAGACGCGCATCCTCATCGATTCGCCCAAGGTGCCGACCTATGACCTGAAGCCGGAGATGAGCGCATACGAGGTGACCGACGCCGTGGTGAAGGAGATCGCCGCCGAGCGCCACGACGTGATCATCCTCAACTTTGCCAACCCGGACATGGTCGGACACTCGGGCAAGATGGCGCCGACGATCAAGGCCGTCGAGGCGGTGGACGAATGCCTCGGGCGCGTCGTGGAGGCGGTGCTGGCCAAGGGCGGCGTGGCCGTCATCACTGCCGACCACGGCAACGCCGACTGGATGATCGACGAACGCGGCAACCCGGTCACCTCCCACAGCACGAACCCGGTGCCGTTCATCGTGACGAAGCCGGGGCTCGTTTTGCGCGAGGGCGGCATTCTCGCCGACATCGCCCCGACGATGCTGCACCTGCTCGGCCTGCCGCAGCCGCCGGAGATGACGGGACGGTCGCTGATCGCCGCGGAGCGCTGAGCGCTTCAGCGGCAGCATGGTCCACAAACCGGAACGTTGCGCAAAGGAGCGTGAACGCATGTCCACGATCGCCCAGATCTACGCCCGCGAGGTGCTTGACTCCCGCGGCAACCCGACGGTGGAAGTGGAGGTGCGCCTGGAAGACGGCAGCGTCGGCCGGGCCATCGTGCCCTCCGGCGCCTCGACGGGGGCCCACGAGGCCCTTGAGCTCCGCGACGGCGACGAGGCGCGCTACCTGGGCAAGGGGGTGCGCAAGGCCGTCGAGAACGTCAACGAGGTGATCGCCCCCGAGCTCCTCGGCTACGACGCCTACGACCAGGTGGGCATCGACCACCTGATGCTCGAGCTGGACGGCACGGAGAACAAGAGCAAGCTGGGCGCCAACGCCATCCTCGGCGTTTCCCTCGCCGTGGCCCGCGCCGCCGCCGATTCGGTGGGCCTGCCGCTGTACGCCTACCTGGGCGGCGTCAACGCCAAGACCCTGCCCGTGCCGATGATGAACATCCTCAACGGCGGCAAGCACGCCGACAACAACGTCGACATCCAGGAGTTCATGATCCTGCCCGTCGGCGCCGACACCTTTGCCGAGGCCCTGCGCATGGGCGCCGAGGTGTTCCATCATCTGAAGAAGGTGCTGCAGAAGAAGGGGCTCAGCACGGCCGTCGGCGACGAGGGCGGCTTTGCCCCCAACCTGTCGTCCAACGAGGAGGCGATCCAGACCCTCCTCGAGGCGATTCAGGCCGCCGGGTATGAGCCGGGCCAAGACGTTCTCCTCGCCCTCGACGTGGCCGCCACCGAGCTGTACCAGGACGGCCGCTACCACTTCGCCGGCGAGGGCGTGGTGCGCACGGCCGACGAGATGGTCGGCTGGTACCAGGAGCTGGTGGGCAAGTACCCGATCATCTCCATCGAGGACGGCCTGGCCGAGGACGACTGGGAGGGCTGGGAACAGCTGACCCGGGCCATCGGCGACCGCGTCCAGCTCGTCGGCGACGACCTGTTCGTGACGAACACGAACCGCCTGCGCCAGGGCATCGAGCGGGGCGTGGCCAACGCCATCCTGATCAAGGTAAACCAGATCGGCACGCTGACGGAAACCCTCGACGCCATCGAGATGGCCAAGCGGGCCGGCTACACGGCCATCGTCTCGCACCGCTCCGGCGAGTCGGAGGACACGACGATTGCCGACATCGCCGTGGCCACCAACGCCGGGCAGATCAAGACCGGCGCCCCGTCGCGCACCGACCGCGTGGCCAAGTACAACCAGCTGCTGCGCATCGAGGACGAGCTGTCGTACATCGGGCAGTACCCCGGCCGCGACGCCTTCTACAACCTGCGGAAGCGCCACAAGGGAGAATAATCCTGCGGGGGCGAGACGATGATCGGCGGCCTCTTCGGCGACATCCCGGAGGTCACGCCCGAGGAAGCGAAGGAGCTTCTGGCGACGGGCGGGGCGCGCTACGGCCTCCTCGACGTGCGCACGCCGGAGGAATGGGCGCGCTACCGCATACCGGGAGCGGTGCTGATTCCGCTCGATGAATTGCCGGCGCGCGCCGGCGAATTGGATAAGGGTCGCGAGTGGATCGTGCTGTGCAAGGCGGGGGTGCGCAGCGCCTATGCCTGCGCCTACCTCCGCCAACTTGGTTTTCGCGTGCGAAACCTGCAGGGCGGCATCCTGGCGTGGTGGGAAGCGTTTGGCGTCGAAACGGGATAGGCGCGCAAGGACGCCACGCCCTTTTTCTTGCGCTGGCCGTCCGGTTGTGATACAGTGACAATGATCATGGGTCGCGCGAGACGACACGACGAGGAGGAACGCCCACATGGCGATGCTGCTGAAGATCCTGCTTGTCCTGGTTTCGCTCGGGCTGATCGCCATTGTCCTGCTGCAGTCGGGCCGCAGCGCAGGGCTGTCAGGGGCCATCGCCGGCGGCGCCGAGCAACTGATGGGGAAAACGAAGGCCCGCGGTTTGGAAGCGGTGTTTGCCCGCATCACCACGGTGCTGGCCGTGCTGTTTATGGTGCTGTCGCTGACCGTGGCCTATTTTGTCCGGTAACGCTGCGCGGCCCCGGGGCCGTTTGCTCAGTTCTCCCGCGTGCCGTGCATGAATCGGGTGAAAGCCGCATAAGGTAGACGGAAGAGACCAAACAGCAAGTCGCGGCACTTGCTGTTTTTCTTTCCTTTGCGGGCGTTGGGCCGTGGGGAAGGAGGGATCCCTGTGCACGGTTGCGTGCTGATCCACGGCTTTACCGGCAGTCCGTACGAAGTGGCGCCGCTGGCCGACCATCTGGCCGCTCGCGGCGTGCGCGTGTACACCCCCGTGCTGGCCGGCCATGAGGGCTCGGGCCGCACGTTGCGCCAGGTGACCTGGCAAGATTGGATCCGCTCGGCGGAAGACGGCCTGCGCGAGGCGCTTTCGGCGTGCGACCCCGTCGATCTGGTCGGCTTTTCCATGGGCGGGCTGATCGCCGCGCACTTGGCCACGCGCTACCCGGTACGCCGGCTCGTCCTCTTAAGCGCCTGCGTCTTCTACCTCAACCCGCGGCAGCTCTTTCGCGACGTGGCGGCTGCGATCAAATCCAACTTCGGCAGCGGGTACAGCAAGGATCAGTTGCGCCGCTATGTGGACAAGGTGTCCAAGACGCCGTTGCGCGCGGTGGTCCACTTTCGTCGCTTGGTGCAGGTGTTGCGGGCCGATTTGGCCAGGGTCGAGGTGCCGACGCTGATCCTCCAGGGGGCCTGCGACGACCTCGTCGAGCCGCGCAGCGCGCAATACCTGTACGAGACCATTCCGGCCAAGGTGAAAGAGGTGCACGTTCTGCCGCGCTCCAAGCACATCCTGTGCCACGACTGCGAGAAGGACGAGGTGCTGCGCTTGGTGGAGCGGTTTTTGCTAGCGCCTCCTGCGTCCCCGTCATCCGGGAACCCGGGAGCGAACGCGTCATGAAGACGAGCCCCCGTCGCCCCGCGCCGTTCACCTTTGCCGGCGGGAAGGCGGGGCTTTTGCTCTTGCACGGGTTCACGGGTACGACAGCGGAGCTTTTGCCCCTCGGCCGCGCCCTCAACCGTCGCGGCTACACCGTCCACGCGCCGCTTCTCGCCGGCCACGGCACCACGCCGGAGGAACTGGCCCAGACAGGATGGGAAGACTGGTGGGCCAGCGCGCGCGAGGGGTACCGGACGCTGCGCGCCATGGGCTGCGACCCGATCGGCGCCGTCGGCCTGTCGATGGGCGGGCTGCTGGCGCTCGACCTCGCCGTGCACGAGGCCCTTGCGGCGGTGGCCACCTTGTGTGCCCCGGTTTACGTGCGCGACAAGCGCCTGTGGGCCACCGGGGTGCTGAAGTACCTCCGCCCCTATGCCCGGCGCGGCCGCGCGAAACCGCCGCACATCGAGCGGGAACTCTATGTGTACGAGAAGATTCCGCTTTCGTCCGTCGACAGCCTCCGCCGCTTGATGCTCCGGGTGCGCCGGCGCCTTCCCGACGTGCGTGTTCCCGTGTTCATCGCCCAAAGCGGGCAAGACGAGACGGTGGACCCGCGCAGCGCCGACGCCCTCTACGCCGAGATCGGCTCGGCGCACAAGGAGCGGGCCCTCTACCCGCACTCGACGCACATCATCACCCTCGACGTGGAAAAGGACCAGCTCTTTGCCGACCTGGCGGCGTTCTTCGCGCGGTGGATGCCGCCGGATGTCGGCGATGACGAAAACAGCCGCAGGAGTTGAGGAGCGTGGGGAAACCGATCACCGAAGACGCCGTGCTGCAGTTCATGCGCGAAGACGCCTACAAGCCGCTGACGGTGCAAGAACTGGAGGCGGCCTTCGGCATCACCACGGCTAAAGAGTTCACCGCCTTTGTGAAGCTTTTAAACCGCCTCGAAGACGAGGGGAAAGTGGTGCGCACCCGCACCAACCGCTACGGCGTGCCGGAGCGGATGAACCTGGTGCGCGGGCGGCTCGAGGCCCACGCCAAGGGTTTCGCCTTCGTCATTCCCGACGAGCCGGGCGAGCCGGACATCTACGTGCACCCCAACGACGTGGGCGGTGCCATGCACGGCGACAAGGTGCTCGTGCGCATCGAGAAGCGCACCGGCGCGCAGCGCGCCGAAGGGGTCGTCGTGCGCGTTTTGCAGCGGGCCAACACCGACATCGTCGGCACGTACGTCGACAAGGAGACCTACGGCCTGGTCATCCCCGACGACCGCCGGCTGACGGCCCACGTGTACATTCCGAAGGAGAAATCGCGCGGCGCCGTCGAGGGGCACAAGGTGGTCGTTCGCATCACCCGCTATCCCGACGCCACGAGCGATCCGGAAGGGGAAGTGCGCGAGATCCTCGGCCACAAGAACGACCCCGGCGTCGACATCCTGTCCATCATCCGCCGTTACGACCTGCCCGAGGCCTTCCCGGAAGAGGTGCTCGAAGAAGCAGAGGCCATTCCCGACACGATCGACCCCAAGGAGCTGGAAGGGCGGCGCGACCTGCGCGACAAGAAGATGGTCACCATCGACGGGGCCGACGCCAAGGACCTCGACGACGCCGTGTCGGTGGAACGCCTGCCCAACGGCAACTACCTCCTCGGCGTGCACATCGCCGACGTCAGCTACTACGTCAAGGAAGGTTCGGCCCTCGACCGGGAGGCGTACCGGCGGGGGACAAGCGTCTACCTCGTCGACCGGGTCATCCCCATGCTTCCGCACCGCCTGTCCAACGGGATCTGCAGCCTCAACCCGCGCGTCGACCGGCTGACCATCTCCTGCGAGATGGAGATCGACGCCGAGACGGCCGAGGTGGTGCGCTACGAGATCTTCCCCAGCGTCATCCGCACCAACGAGCGGATGACCTACGACGCGGTGCGCCGCATCCTCGTCGACAACGACCCGGAGCTCATCGAGCGCTACGAGTACCTTGTCGACGACTTCCGCCTGATGGAAGAGATGGCCCGCAAGCTGCGCCAGAAGCGGATGG is drawn from Calditerricola satsumensis and contains these coding sequences:
- the gpmI gene encoding 2,3-bisphosphoglycerate-independent phosphoglycerate mutase encodes the protein MTQVRPKPLILIILDGFALRDEVHGNAVAQAKKPNFDRYWATYPHTTLQASGEAVGLPAGQMGNSEVGHLNIGAGRIVYQDLTRISKDIREGAFFRNETFLNAIAHVKRRGTALHLAGLVSDGGVHSHIEHLFALLELAKRENVERVYVHAFLDGRDVAPDSAVRYIEQLQAKIRELGVGQIATVQGRYYAMDRDRRWERTEKAYRAMVYGEGPRYRDPLKAIRESYEKSVYDEFVMPTVIVDEAGEPVGLVKDGDAIIFFNFRPDRAIQLSQAFTNEDFRGFDRGPNRPKDLHFVSMTHFSETVNGYVAYKPTNLDNTFGEVLVQHGLTQLRIAETEKYPHVTYFFSGGREEKFPGETRILIDSPKVPTYDLKPEMSAYEVTDAVVKEIAAERHDVIILNFANPDMVGHSGKMAPTIKAVEAVDECLGRVVEAVLAKGGVAVITADHGNADWMIDERGNPVTSHSTNPVPFIVTKPGLVLREGGILADIAPTMLHLLGLPQPPEMTGRSLIAAER
- the eno gene encoding phosphopyruvate hydratase; this encodes MSTIAQIYAREVLDSRGNPTVEVEVRLEDGSVGRAIVPSGASTGAHEALELRDGDEARYLGKGVRKAVENVNEVIAPELLGYDAYDQVGIDHLMLELDGTENKSKLGANAILGVSLAVARAAADSVGLPLYAYLGGVNAKTLPVPMMNILNGGKHADNNVDIQEFMILPVGADTFAEALRMGAEVFHHLKKVLQKKGLSTAVGDEGGFAPNLSSNEEAIQTLLEAIQAAGYEPGQDVLLALDVAATELYQDGRYHFAGEGVVRTADEMVGWYQELVGKYPIISIEDGLAEDDWEGWEQLTRAIGDRVQLVGDDLFVTNTNRLRQGIERGVANAILIKVNQIGTLTETLDAIEMAKRAGYTAIVSHRSGESEDTTIADIAVATNAGQIKTGAPSRTDRVAKYNQLLRIEDELSYIGQYPGRDAFYNLRKRHKGE
- a CDS encoding rhodanese-like domain-containing protein yields the protein MIGGLFGDIPEVTPEEAKELLATGGARYGLLDVRTPEEWARYRIPGAVLIPLDELPARAGELDKGREWIVLCKAGVRSAYACAYLRQLGFRVRNLQGGILAWWEAFGVETG
- the secG gene encoding preprotein translocase subunit SecG, whose protein sequence is MAMLLKILLVLVSLGLIAIVLLQSGRSAGLSGAIAGGAEQLMGKTKARGLEAVFARITTVLAVLFMVLSLTVAYFVR
- a CDS encoding alpha/beta hydrolase; this translates as MHGCVLIHGFTGSPYEVAPLADHLAARGVRVYTPVLAGHEGSGRTLRQVTWQDWIRSAEDGLREALSACDPVDLVGFSMGGLIAAHLATRYPVRRLVLLSACVFYLNPRQLFRDVAAAIKSNFGSGYSKDQLRRYVDKVSKTPLRAVVHFRRLVQVLRADLARVEVPTLILQGACDDLVEPRSAQYLYETIPAKVKEVHVLPRSKHILCHDCEKDEVLRLVERFLLAPPASPSSGNPGANAS
- a CDS encoding alpha/beta hydrolase → MKTSPRRPAPFTFAGGKAGLLLLHGFTGTTAELLPLGRALNRRGYTVHAPLLAGHGTTPEELAQTGWEDWWASAREGYRTLRAMGCDPIGAVGLSMGGLLALDLAVHEALAAVATLCAPVYVRDKRLWATGVLKYLRPYARRGRAKPPHIERELYVYEKIPLSSVDSLRRLMLRVRRRLPDVRVPVFIAQSGQDETVDPRSADALYAEIGSAHKERALYPHSTHIITLDVEKDQLFADLAAFFARWMPPDVGDDENSRRS
- the rnr gene encoding ribonuclease R; the encoded protein is MREDAYKPLTVQELEAAFGITTAKEFTAFVKLLNRLEDEGKVVRTRTNRYGVPERMNLVRGRLEAHAKGFAFVIPDEPGEPDIYVHPNDVGGAMHGDKVLVRIEKRTGAQRAEGVVVRVLQRANTDIVGTYVDKETYGLVIPDDRRLTAHVYIPKEKSRGAVEGHKVVVRITRYPDATSDPEGEVREILGHKNDPGVDILSIIRRYDLPEAFPEEVLEEAEAIPDTIDPKELEGRRDLRDKKMVTIDGADAKDLDDAVSVERLPNGNYLLGVHIADVSYYVKEGSALDREAYRRGTSVYLVDRVIPMLPHRLSNGICSLNPRVDRLTISCEMEIDAETAEVVRYEIFPSVIRTNERMTYDAVRRILVDNDPELIERYEYLVDDFRLMEEMARKLRQKRMERGAIDFDFQEAKILVDEQGKPIDVQVRPRTIAEQIIEEFMLKANETVAEHFYWLRVPFIYRVHEDPDPEKMQAFLEFVSTLGYVVRGKADKIHPRALQQLLEAVKGTPEEQVISTVMLRSMKQARYEAECRGHFGLSTPYYTHFTSPIRRYPDLIVHRMIRRMWEKGGVAPEEEEALHERMRQIAEHSSERERIAVDAERETEDLKKAEYMLERIGEEFDAVVSSVTSFGLFVRLPNTIEGLVHISYLTDDYYHFHEKHLALVGERTGNVFRIGDAVRVRVLNVNVDEHTIDFELVGMERPAWVKKKAPRVIDATAHDAGRRGKKKGKNGRRDYAPAPPKKAKAKGKGKTKKKKAGAKKKARKAKKRR